In Nostoc piscinale CENA21, the genomic stretch CTAACAATATTGATTTTATTATCAATCATGCTGTAAATCTAGGGTATCAGGTGAAAATATCTCATCCTGAAACCCAACAATATAATAAATATCCTCTTCCCAAAATCAGTGATGAACTAGCCGATTTGATAATTAATTATCCATCAAACTTAAAACTGCGAACTAATGGGATGGTTTTTGAACAAAGGGCATATTTAATGTCTAAAGTTTACGATGAAGTGTGCCAAAACCTTGAATCAAAAGCTCTTTTAAGAGAAGCAGAGTATTGGCTGATAAATTACGCACGAGAAGTAATTGCCAAACAATGTCATTACTTACCAGATATCCTAATGAAATTAGATAACCCAACTGTGAGAGCAATGGCAATAGATACACTCATGCTTTGGCAACCAGATTGGAACAAGGCTATCTCTCAATATAGAGGAAGTAGATTTGAGGCTGGCAATAATGAATTTGAGGTGATCAGCTACTATCACAATCAAAAAAAGAAGGGGAGGGAGGGGATAATGGTACTGTGCAAGGTAACAAAAACTATGAATAACTATCTTGAGTTTCCTACCTTTCCTTGCAATGCAAACTGTACTCTTGGGACTTATCAAGTCGAAAATGCACTTAACAAAAGGTTAGCTTAAAACATAATCGCCATCTGAAATATTAATCATGGACGAGCAACAAATCAACTATTTAATAACAGGTATTTGTACGTTTCACTGGAATGCTGATTTTCATAAATTCTGTCAAGTCTGCAACTTTGACCCTAACAACACCTATTCAAAAGAGAAATGGCAGCAGTGGCAACAATTTGTATCTGGTATTAAAGCGTTTGACCAAAATACACTTGTTAAGCTAGTTGAAGCTGGCCATCAATTAGCACCACAGTCATAATCTCAAACCACTACGGTTACTAACGCACTCGTGCATGAATTATCGAAGTAATTAGCCACATGAATTCATGCACGCCCAAATCCGTCATTTGGTATCTTCGCTTGACAACTTACCCGAAGAATGGCGAATCGTCCCTACCTTTGGTAAACGTCCTCTAGGGAAAGAATGGGAAAAAAAATACTTACTCTCCCAAAGAACTACAAACTGAACTCGTCCGCCGCCGGCTAAAAGTTTGGACAAATAACAGATTTATCACACCCACTGGTGTAGCCTTGGTTTGCGGTTTCAATCATCCTCAAGGGTACTTAGTAGCTATTGACTGCGATGGGGAAACATCCTGGCGACAAATCATCCAAATTAACGAACACCTAGAACCAAAAGAACTTAACCAGCTAATACCCATCAGCGAAACTCCTGTGGAGTCGTTACACGATCGCGCTCAACAATATCTCCCTCCCACAATTGCATTTACCTCTGGGAGGAAATATCGCAGCCAACGCTTATACCTCATCCCAAATTCAAAAGCTTGCGATGTCAAATCTCGCAAAATCAAAACTGGGAAGGACGAACACCTGGAGTTTCGAGGCAAAAACCTAGCTTCAATCCTCCCCCCGTCCTTTCATCCAGAAGGTAGAAATTACAGATGGCTTCCCGGCTGTAGTCCATCTGAACGCCAAATAGAAATAGCTCCCGATTGGGTAATTGCCCAAATGCTTGCCAAACAGGAGAAAACAAGAAAGTTTAACCTACCCAAAGAAAAATATAACCGCAGATATGGGGTAGACAGGTACGCTCATTTAATTCCCTCAATAGAAACCAATATCCAGACTGCACTTGTACTACTCGAAGTCATCCACCCTCGGTTTTCAGATGATTACCATTCGTGGATTCAAGTCGGGATGGCACTTCATAGTGTTAGTCCCATTTTATTTAAAGCATGGGACACCTGGAGCCAACTTTCTCCTAAGTACAAACCAGGCGAATGCGCCTACAAATGGCAGTCTTTTAACAAGACAGGTATCACTATCCGCACTTTATTTAGATTAGCCAATCTCTCTTAATCATGAGCAATCAAACATCACTTGACGAGAATGCAACTGGCTTTGAAAATAGCTATAGCAGTAAAGATTTTAATCCTGATATTCAGGATAATCTAAATTTAGAAGAAACATTAAATGAATCAGCAAATACTGAAGTTAAAACTCAAGATTCATCTAACGATATAACTTTAACCAAAACCGCCATAATAACAATTCAGTTAACACCAAATTCTGAGAAAGCAATTGTCACAATTGGAATTCAAGATGCACCTCCGATTATTAAGATAATTACCCTAGCTGAGATTAAATCTCAGTCTATCATAAATAACTGGCTAAATGATTTAGAAAAATCTCTCCCAGGAATGTTAAATATCTGCAAACAAAGGATGGAAAAGCAGACTACAGAGCAGAATCGACAGGAACAATCAAAACAAGTACAAAAGCGTAACCTACCTGAAGATAAAGATAAAAAACCTGCACCTAACAACCAACTGTCACTATTTTAATTACCATGAAGTACATTGCTATTATCGAAGGGCAAGAAATTCCTCTGGATGAGGCGATCGCCCAGGATGACAATACCCTCAAAACAGCTATTAGCGTCTACTTTCCAGAGTATGCTAATGCCGAAATTGAACGACAAACAACTGATGATACAGTTTCAATTCGTTTAGTAAAAAAAAGCAGGTACTAAAGGAAGTCAGTTTAGAGAATTGAAAAACAGTTTTGAAGAAATAAATCCTGCTCTAAAGTTAGGATGGCAGATAAAGCTTCTAGAGATAAACAGTCAAATTAGCCTCGAAAATTTAATTACCTTACAACCTGAGATAGATAAAGCTATCAAGCTCGGTCAATCTTGGGAAACGTACAGCCAAAAAAGTTGCTCAAAGCCTTAAACAGCAACCTGCTATTACGAGTAAGTATCCTGTACTGTAATCACAAATTTATAGCCGCTACGAGTTATAGCGGCTGATTCATTATGCTTGGCAACATACACTCATTTAAAATACCTATTACTTGTATAACAGCAATTAATTATTTAGAAAATCTTTCCGAACGAGTAAATATCTTAAGTCTGTATCAAAGATTATTTCCAGAAAAATGGTTAGAATCAACCATACCTATTAATAAACAATCACATCCAACTAGTGCTTACCTCGATAGAGAAATTGAATTTATTAACCTAGTGAATGAAAATCTATTCCCAGTAGAATATATCGATGAAATCGAGTTTAATCCCGAACGTGATAGTATTCTAGTTTCACCACAAAGACTTGAGTGGTGGAATGAAGATTTTGATGAACTGGTATACTCAGAGAAGTTCCTACTTTCATTGATGGGTCAAGGGTACAATATCAGTCAATGGAAACTAAATTTTGGTTTTACTCCTGACTACCTTGCTCCAGCAGAAGAAATTTACTTCGAGAAATTCGTAAAGCTGTGTCGTCGGTACAAAAATCCCCTGCAATATTTAGATATAGCCATACGAATTATAGATTACTCGACTGAAAATATTTGGCTAGATATTACGTGTGAAACAAGCGATTGGCTGGAATGGACTTATGAGAATATCGTATTTCTAGCTCAAAAGTGGCAAGAAGCCGTTTCGATGATAGAGAAATCAAATGAGGTTAGCCATTTGTTAGAAACATCTATTTCTGCTCGAAAAGCAGCAGTCAAAATTTGGAACCAAGCATCAAAAGCATGAATGTAGACACAAATATATTACCGATAATTAACTTAGAAAATGTCTCCCAAATCCTGCTGTCCAATATTCCCCAAGATGATTTACTAGGGCAGTTAATTATCCTCAAAGGACAGTTTATTTTAGTCGAACGCGAAGGCAAAGAGTCTAAATATAAATTCTTGTCTCCTGAAGCAGTAGAGAAAGCCTTCACAAGTAAAACTGCCGCATCTGGATGGCTTTCTAGCAACACAATTTGGTGGGGTAAAAATCCAGAGGGAGAGGCCATTATTCAGTTTTACTCTCCCCAAAAATATCAAATTCAAATAATGGGACAGGAATCTGAAGTAATTACTGTACCAATGCCAGCATTCTTATTTGCTGGATGCGGTAGTAAATATTACCTGTGGGCAGTTAAAGGCAGGGTATTTAAACCAGACGCACAACTGTACAAGCCTCCTTTACCTAATATTTGGGACGACTCTAGTATTTGCTTTGGGGGAAATTCTCTCGGTATGTGCAGTGCTGCAACCATAAGCCAAGTTTGGGATTTGTTCTGGAAATCACCTTTTAACAAGGACTTATCTCAAGGCAAGTCAAAAACTCATCCCGATAATATCAGCAATCAGCTCATCAAATTACACGAATCTAAAGCTAAATCCTACCCTTCAAGTGACCTTGTTCCTGTTCATAGCTGGAAAGTCACAACCCCAGAAGACATTATCAATCATTTGTTCAGTTAACCATGAATCCTTTTATCGGTTATCACCTCGCTACAAGTAATAACTTTCCTCCTTACAGTCAAAAACTCCAGGAATACTGGCTGGCAGCAAATGGGCTTTTCTTGCGATCGCATCGTCGCGAATTAGAGATTTGCTTGCAAATTGCCCAAACTCAAGTTGCTGGACTCCAACCCCTTGAACCCTACTTTCGTTTGAAAGTTCCAAAAGTCCCCAGCCAAGCGATCGCCGAGATTATCAATGCTGCTAGTATCAACCCCCAACAAGAAATCCTATTCTATTTGGGAGTGACAAACAACCAATGGTGGTGTCACACACCACTGCAAACTGCGTCCTCTACTCATGTCTTATCTTTAGAAAGCGCACTTGATAAAAGCTATACAGATAGCTTTGTGGAAATGCACAGTCATGGAACTCTAGCTGCTTATCCTTCAAGTGCAGACAATCAAGAAGAAAAAGGCAAATTTCGAGTGTTCGCGATTATTGGCACGCTGAATACCATTCCCACAATTTATACCCGCATCGGGATATACAATCACTTTTTCGACATCAACCCCAATCAAATATTT encodes the following:
- a CDS encoding prokaryotic E2 ligase family D protein; amino-acid sequence: MNVDTNILPIINLENVSQILLSNIPQDDLLGQLIILKGQFILVEREGKESKYKFLSPEAVEKAFTSKTAASGWLSSNTIWWGKNPEGEAIIQFYSPQKYQIQIMGQESEVITVPMPAFLFAGCGSKYYLWAVKGRVFKPDAQLYKPPLPNIWDDSSICFGGNSLGMCSAATISQVWDLFWKSPFNKDLSQGKSKTHPDNISNQLIKLHESKAKSYPSSDLVPVHSWKVTTPEDIINHLFS
- a CDS encoding Mov34/MPN/PAD-1 family protein; this translates as MNPFIGYHLATSNNFPPYSQKLQEYWLAANGLFLRSHRRELEICLQIAQTQVAGLQPLEPYFRLKVPKVPSQAIAEIINAASINPQQEILFYLGVTNNQWWCHTPLQTASSTHVLSLESALDKSYTDSFVEMHSHGTLAAYPSSADNQEEKGKFRVFAIIGTLNTIPTIYTRIGIYNHFFDINPNQIFELPPQVKCLN